A stretch of the Nicotiana tabacum cultivar K326 chromosome 6, ASM71507v2, whole genome shotgun sequence genome encodes the following:
- the LOC107832087 gene encoding exocyst complex component SEC10b-like, protein MRETRDGVRVDMFSSSASADSDLLVLDIDDFKGEFSFDGLFGNLVNEILPSYQEEESDAAEGHDALPNGNLRTPPDAGKSAQGMSSPLFPEVDDLLSLFKNSCKQLVDLRKQIDGKLNNLKKEVAVQDTTHRKTLSELEKGVDGLFDSFARLDLRISSVGQTAAKIGDHLQSADAQREVASQTIELIKYLMEFNSSPGDLMELSPLFSDDSRVAEAASIAQKLRSFAEDDIGRQSMTISSAVGNATASRGLEVAVANLQEYCNELENRLLARFDAASQKRELSTMRECAKILSQFNRGTSAMQHYVGLCPMFDVEVMNADAELVLGDQGAQPSPSNVARGLSSIFKEITETVRKEAATIAAVFPSPNDVMSILVQRVLEDRVPKLLEKLLLKPSLVSAPPMEEGGLILYLRLLAVAYEKTQELARDLRGVGCGDLDVEGLTESLFLPHKDIYIEYEQASLRQLYKAKMEELRTEGQQSSESSGTIGRSKGASMASSHQQISVTVVTEFVRWNEEAVSRCTLFSSQPAAVAANVRAVFTCLLDQVSIYITEGLERARDSLTEAASLRERFVLGTSVSRRVAAAAASAAEAAAAAGESSFRSFMVAVQRCGSSVAIVQQYFANSISRLLLPVDGAHAASCEEMATAMSSAEGAAYKGLQQCIETVMAEVERILSTEQKATDYRSPDDGIAPDHRPTQACSKVVAYLSRVLESAFTALEGLNKQAFLAELGNRLHKGLLNHWQKFTFNASGGLRLKRDITEYGEFVRSFNAPSVDEKFEQLGIMANVFIVAPESLSTLFEGTPSIRKDAQRFIQLREDYKSAKLAARLSSLWPSSS, encoded by the exons ATGAGAGAGACTAGAGACGGAGTGAGGGTTGACATGTTTTCAAGTTCTGCATCTGCTGACTCTGATCTGCTTGTTCTTGACATAGATGATTTCAAG GGGGAGTTCTCCTTTGATGGCTTGTTTGGTAACTTGGTGAATGAGATATTACCTTCTTATCAAGAAGAAGAATCAGACGCAGCTGAAGGCCATGATGCTCTACCAAATGGGAATTTGCGGACACCACCAGATGCGGGAAAGTCAGCACAAGGAATGTCAAGTCCGTTATTCCCTGAAGTTGATGATTTATTATCTTTATTTAAGAATTCGTGTAAACAACTGGTTGATCTCAGAAAACAG ATTGATGGGAAACTTAACAATCTTAAGAAGGAAGTTGCTGTCCAAGATACAACGCACCGCAAGACACTTTCTGAG CTGGAAAAAGGTGTAGACGGCTTGTTTGATAGCTTTGCACGGTTGGATTTGCGTATATCTAGTGTGGGTCAAACAGCTGCCAAAATAGGAGATCATCTACAG AGTGCAGATGCTCAGAGAGAAGTTGCTAGTCAGACAATAGAGCTCATAAAG TACTTGATGGAGTTCAATAGCAGTCCAGGAGACCTGATGGAACTTTCTCCGTTATTCTCTGATGATAGTCGTGTTGCTGAAGCTGCTTCGATTGCTCAAAAATTAA GATCATTTGCTGAGGATGATATTGGAAGACAAAGCATGACTATCTCATCAGCTGTTGGTAATGCAACTGCGAGTAGAGGGCTGGAAGTTGCTGTTGCCAACCTCCAAGAATACTGCAATG AGTTGGAAAACAGGTTACTAGCTCGATTTGATGCGGCTTCACAGAAGCGGGAGTTGTCTACAATGCGGGAATGTGCAAAAATTCTGTCGCAG TTTAATAGGGGTACCAGTGCTATGCAACACTATGTGGGATTATGTCCAATGTTCGATGTGGAGGTCATGAATGCAGATGCTGAATTGGTTCTTGGAGATCAGGGTGCCCAGCCCAGCCCTAGCAATGTCGCGCGTGGtctttcttcaatttttaaagaGATTACAG AGACTGTGCGGAAAGAAGCAGCCACTATTGCAGCCGTTTTTCCTTCCCCAAACGATGTAATGTCAATACTGGTTCAG CGTGTTTTGGAGGATCGTGTTCCAAAGCTTCTTGAGAAACTCTTACTGAAGCCGTCTCTTGTCAGCGCACCTCCCATGGAAGAAGGAGGACTTATATTA TATCTCAGATTGCTAGCCGTGGCATATGAGAAGACACAGGAGCTTGCAAGAGATTTACGTGGGGTAGGGTGTGGCGACTTGGATGTTGAAG GGTTAACGGAATCTCTGTTTCTACCACACAAAGACATATACATCGAGTATGAGCAGGCCTCTCTTAGACAACTTTACAAAGCTAAG ATGGAGGAGCTGCGTACTGAAGGCCAGCAATCCTCTGAGTCATCTGGAACAATTGGACGCTCAAAAGGTGCTTCAATGGCATCCTCTCACCAGCAAATTTCTGTCACTGTGGTGACAGAGTTTGTGCGTTGGAATGAAGAAGCAGTATCCAGATGCACTTTGTTTTCATCACAG CCTGCTGCAGTTGCTGCAAATGTAAGAGCTGTTTTTACATGCCTTCTAGATCAA GTTAGTATATACATAACTGAAGGTCTTGAAAGAGCCAGAGACAGCCTTACCGAGGCTGCTTCTTTAAGGGAAAGATTTGTGCTTGGAACTAGCGTTAGTCGAAGGGTAGCTGCTGCAGCCGCTTCTGCT GCAGAAGCAGCAGCTGCGGCTGGTGAAAGCAGTTTCAGATCTTTCATGGTTGCTGTGCAACGTTGTGGGAGCAGTGTGGCTATTGTGCAGCAA TATTTCGCAAACTCTATATCTCGGCTTTTACTACCTGTGGATGGTGCGCATGCTGCTTCCTGTGAAGAAATGGCTACAGCTATGTCAAGTGCTGAGGGTGCTGCTTATAAGGGGCTTCAGCAGTGCATTGAAACTGTTATGGCAGAG GTGGAACGCATACTTTCAACTGAACAAAAAGCCACAGATTATCGATCACCTGATGACGGCATTGCCCCTGACCATCGGCCAACACAAGCTTGTTCAAA AGTTGTCGCGTACCTTTCGCGGGTGCTTGAATCGGCATTCACAGCACTGGAAGGGCTTAACAAACAAGCTTTCCTGGCTGAATTG GGGAATCGTTTACACAAAGGCTTGCTTAATCATTGGCAAAAATTCACTTTTAATGCAAG TGGAGGACTGCGTTTGAAGCGTGATATAAcagagtatggggagtttgttCGTAGTTTCAATGCCCCTTCTGTTGATGAGAAATTTGAACAGCTGGGCAt CATGGCAAATGTGTTTATTGTTGCTCCAGAAAGTCTTTCAACACTGTTTGAGGGAACCCCGAGCATTAGGAAAGATGCACAAAG GTTCATTCAGCTTCGGGAGGATTACAAGAGTGCAAAGCTTGCAGCGAGACTCAGCTCCTTATGGCCTAGCTCTAGTTAG